A single window of Pirellulales bacterium DNA harbors:
- a CDS encoding exosortase-associated EpsI family protein: protein ELAVCAKRIDNIPLEVGTWKGTVGQKLDEATRQYAGAVGDTSILYTNKKGERVNVFVVCGRLMDVMNHRPDRCYPAHGYKEEGERIQRPVLTDSGAKAEFQTATYSREGSPAPARLYWAWSSDGKWLAPDDLRDDFFRDKPVFKIHFEQELTQANQSIDEGPSVDLIKVLIPELSKTLFPDYKPPVKAPEKSAKT from the coding sequence CAGAATTGGCCGTCTGCGCCAAGCGAATCGACAACATCCCCTTGGAAGTCGGCACATGGAAGGGGACTGTTGGTCAAAAGCTCGACGAAGCGACCCGCCAATATGCCGGCGCCGTGGGGGACACGTCGATCCTTTACACAAACAAGAAGGGAGAACGAGTCAACGTGTTCGTCGTTTGCGGGCGATTGATGGACGTGATGAACCACCGCCCCGACCGCTGCTATCCGGCCCACGGCTACAAGGAAGAGGGTGAACGGATACAGCGCCCCGTGCTGACTGATTCCGGCGCCAAAGCGGAGTTTCAGACGGCTACCTATTCGAGAGAGGGCTCTCCGGCGCCGGCGCGGCTATATTGGGCCTGGTCGAGCGATGGAAAATGGTTGGCGCCCGACGATCTTCGCGACGACTTTTTTCGCGACAAGCCGGTTTTCAAGATTCATTTTGAGCAAGAATTGACGCAAGCGAATCAATCGATCGACGAAGGCCCAAGCGTTGATTTGATTAAGGTGTTGATCCCCGAACTCAGCAAGACGCTATTCCCGGACTACAAGCCGCCGGTGAAAGCGCCTGAAAAGTCCGCCAAGACTTGA
- a CDS encoding polysaccharide biosynthesis/export family protein, whose amino-acid sequence MSHSDGGSQIMRKFDGSRKRPAAAALWLLLACCFSPGCRIFNSQAEAPSPPPFLDPSQQVPLEKTKVSLPPYRVEPPDILLIDAVKIVPKSPYRISAQDVLQINAAGTLALQPVAGQYTVEPGGAVDLGPGYGRVPVAGLSLDEATEAVGRQLSHILRNPQVSVTLAQSAGQQQIAGEHIIAQDGRINLGIYGSVYVAGMTVDEVRRAVEQHLTQFLDNPRVAVDVGAFNSKVYYVIMVTPGANLGESVSRYPVTGNETVLDALSQVNGLNQLASKHHIWIARPAPNGSGCDQMLPVHWDDITKEANTSTNYQVLPGDRIFIDGDKLYATDSVMSKVIAPFERIFGVTTLGMQTIFRVQHPGSAFGGTAGSSHF is encoded by the coding sequence ATGTCGCATAGCGACGGCGGATCGCAAATCATGCGGAAGTTCGACGGATCACGAAAACGACCTGCGGCGGCGGCACTTTGGCTATTGCTGGCGTGCTGCTTTTCGCCGGGTTGCCGCATTTTCAACTCGCAAGCCGAGGCGCCTTCGCCTCCTCCTTTTCTCGATCCATCCCAGCAGGTTCCCTTGGAAAAGACCAAGGTGTCGTTGCCGCCCTACCGCGTCGAGCCGCCCGATATTCTGCTGATAGACGCGGTGAAGATTGTTCCCAAGTCCCCCTATCGCATCTCCGCACAGGACGTGCTGCAAATCAATGCCGCGGGGACGCTCGCGCTTCAGCCCGTTGCTGGGCAATACACGGTGGAACCCGGAGGAGCGGTCGATTTGGGTCCAGGTTATGGCCGCGTGCCGGTCGCCGGCTTGTCGTTGGACGAAGCCACCGAGGCCGTTGGAAGACAATTGAGTCACATACTCCGAAACCCACAGGTTTCAGTGACCCTAGCGCAATCGGCCGGGCAGCAGCAGATCGCGGGAGAACATATTATCGCCCAAGACGGGCGAATCAATCTGGGAATCTATGGGAGCGTCTATGTTGCCGGAATGACGGTCGACGAAGTTCGCCGCGCGGTGGAGCAGCACTTGACGCAGTTTCTCGACAATCCGCGCGTGGCCGTCGACGTCGGCGCTTTCAACAGCAAGGTGTATTACGTCATCATGGTGACCCCGGGCGCAAATCTCGGCGAAAGCGTTTCTCGATATCCGGTTACCGGCAACGAAACCGTGCTCGACGCGCTGAGCCAAGTGAACGGCCTCAATCAGCTCGCCAGCAAGCACCACATTTGGATTGCCAGGCCGGCGCCAAACGGCTCCGGCTGCGATCAGATGTTGCCGGTCCATTGGGATGATATCACCAAGGAGGCGAACACCAGCACTAATTATCAGGTCCTGCCCGGAGACCGCATCTTCATCGACGGCGACAAATTGTATGCGACGGATAGCGTGATGAGTAAGGTGATCGCGCCGTTTGAGAGAATCTTCGGGGTGACGACTTTGGGAATGCAGACGATATTCCGCGTCCAGCATCCGGGCTCCGCCTTTGGCGGCACCGCCGGAAGCAGCCACTTCTAA